Proteins found in one Pieris napi chromosome 11, ilPieNapi1.2, whole genome shotgun sequence genomic segment:
- the LOC125053490 gene encoding distal membrane-arm assembly complex protein 2, which produces MAQSLRQATIYRPLHIVRYYCQGEPKSLYEKHERGEQPRKVHGELYPEWRKPWHKREGETISKLNIFVEKNPSMNILNAMQKIPNLTFGDVKDWWKEMKEIQEIQNQKFLPERVATLGSNLAAVHFFTYRHCSVRLKDSKEWISGDAMTLNLPSNFVSGYFVEAVDCSKFHYNGIRYEGIQNLTGLNFLKWLSLRNNKFIDVWCLDRLAGQNGNSLEFLDIVGCNICVGSIFALSRMLSLKFLVLSDPGDNIELQAALSMLEEDKPGLLIKTIPKPESVNLD; this is translated from the exons atggCACAGAGTCTTAGACAGGCTACTATTTATCGTCCCTTACATATAGTACGATATTATTGTCAAGGTGAACCGAAATCTTTGTATGAGAAACATGAAAGAGGGGAGCAGCCAAGAAAAGTGCATGGCGAACTATATCCTGAGTGGCGTAAACCTTGGCATAAGAGGGAAGGTGAAACCATtagcaaattaaatatattcgttGAAAAAAACCCAAGTATGAATATACTTAATGCCATGCAAAAAATCCCTAATCTCACATTTGGAGACGTAAAAGATTGGTGGAAAGAGATGAAAGAAATTCAGGAAATACAAAATCAAAAGTTTTTGCCTGAAAGAGTTGCAACTTTGGGTAGCAATTTGGCTGCAGTGCACTTTTTCACATATCGTCATTGTTCTGTTCG actaAAAGATTCGAAGGAGTGGATTTCTGGAGATGCTATGACTCTAAATCTACCTAGTAATTTCGTCAGTGGTTATTTTGTTGAAGCTGTAGATTGCTCAAAATTCCACTACAATGGTATCAGGTATGAGGGTATTCAAAATCTGACAggtcttaattttttaaaatggcTTTCATTgagaaacaataaatttattgatgtCTGGTGTCTAGATCGATTAGCAGGACAGAACGGAAATAGTTTAGAATTTCTTGACATTGTTGGTTGTAATATATGTGTAGGTTCAATATTTGCTCTATCAAGAATGTTGTCTCTTAAGTTTTTAGTCCTTAGTGATCCTGGAGATAATATAGAATTGCAGGCAGCCTTATCTATGCTTGAAGAAGATAAACCtggattattaataaaaactataccAAAACCTGAAAGTGTAAATTTAGATTGA
- the LOC125053485 gene encoding spondin-1-like isoform X1: MFKVFCILLSLLVLSRGQKQRCDQTPPQATVITPSDNMGIYRMSISTKGNDTNIYRPDQTYVLKLTTNNATRPFRWFMITVEDPEMDNNSEYDPKLVDVGSLKTIDTNKQSRYSERCYNSVENTDNSDKYKVEIHWVSPKQNARRQKVRLRAMVAENKEVWHVGENLTITLEKDDRRPLDSPPYPPEPNCNLCSEAQYEVIFNGRWSRMTHPRYYPSKPDDNGYSHLVGASHSFSHTIWQPADQASPGLQKLAEEADISLIEREIIDSMSPLNGTRTLIIGKRRFHPNMGEPSHSLFRVDNVHHLFSLVVAIKPSPDWFLGAYKFELCTNVGWLKESEIPLFPWDAGTMDGVSYESVPSVTQPRDVVSRVAVGSFNKESPFYQMNLNEMKPFALLQVRLLNVFPLVGAECSQDDSVFTCSDVQNDLQEEQRENPEEKEDEKEEPMISELKIAEECTSSEWGECLLKYRLEAGGN; this comes from the exons ATGTTTAAAGT aTTCTGTATACTCTTATCTCTGCTGGTTCTATCAAGAGGGCAAAAACAAAGATGCGACCAGACGCCACCACAAGCGACTGTAATTACTCCATCAGACAACATGGGCATCTATCGTATGAGTATCAGCACCAAAGGGAATGACACCAACATCTACCGACCGGATCAGACATACGTTT TGAAATTAACAACAAACAACGCGACGCGTCCTTTTCGATGGTTCATGATAACGGTAGAGGATCCAGAGATGGATAATAATTCGGAGTATGATCCGAAATTGGTGGATGTCGGCAGCCTCAAAACTATTGACACAAACAAGCAGTCCCGATATAGTGAGAGATGTTATAATTCTGTAGAAAATACTGATAACTCTGACAAATATAAAGTTGAG ATTCATTGGGTGTCACCGAAGCAAAATGCACGTAGACAGAAGGTTAGACTTCGCGCTATGGTGGCTGAGAATAAAGAAGTATGGCACGTAGGGGAAAACCTTACCATCACCTTGGAGAAGGATGACCGTCGACCCCTGGATAGCCCTCCCTATCCTCCCGAACCAAATTGTAATTTGTGCAGTGAGGCACAATATGAG GTTATTTTCAACGGACGCTGGTCGAGAATGACTCATCCACGCTACTACCCAAGCAAACCAGATGACAATGGTTATAGTCATTTAGTGGGAGCCTCCCATTCTTTTTCTCACACAATTTGGCAACCTGCAGATCAAGCGTCGCCGGGGCTCCAAAAATTGGCAGAGGAAGCTGATATAAGTTTAATAGAAAGGGAAATTATTGATTCT ATGTCGCCTCTAAACGGTACAAGGACCCTGATAATAGGGAAACGTCGTTTTCACCCAAACATGGGTGAACCATCACATTCTTTATTTCGTGTGGATAATGTTCACCACCTATTCTCATTGGTAGTAGCAATAAAACCGTCTCCAGATTGGTTCCTGGGAGCATACAAATTTGAACTTTGCACTAACGTTGGATGGTTGAAGGAATCTGAGATTCCACTATTTCCGTGGGATGCGGGAACTATGGATGGAGTCTCTTATGAG tcTGTCCCATCGGTAACTCAGCCGCGTGATGTCGTGAGTCGCGTGGCTGTGGGGTCATTCAACAAGGAGTCGCCCTTCTACCAAATGAATCTTAACGAGATGAAACCTTTCGCCTTGTTACAAGTCAGACTCTTGAACGTCTTTCCTTTAGTTGGGGCTGAATGTTCTCAAGACg attcaGTTTTCACATGCTCTGACGTGCAAAATGATCTACAGGAAGAACAGAGAGAAAACCCAGAAga AAAAGAAGATGAAAAAGAGGAGCCAATGATATcagaattaaaaatagcaGAAGAGTGTACCTCGAGTGAATGGGGGGAGTGTCTTCTTAAGTACCGTTTAGAAGCTGGCggtaattaa
- the LOC125053485 gene encoding spondin-1-like isoform X3 has translation MFKVFCILLSLLVLSRGQKQRCDQTPPQATVITPSDNMGIYRMSISTKGNDTNIYRPDQTYVLKLTTNNATRPFRWFMITVEDPEMDNNSEYDPKLVDVGSLKTIDTNKQSRYSERCYNSVENTDNSDKYKVEIHWVSPKQNARRQKVRLRAMVAENKEVWHVGENLTITLEKDDRRPLDSPPYPPEPNCNLCSEAQYEVIFNGRWSRMTHPRYYPSKPDDNGYSHLVGASHSFSHTIWQPADQASPGLQKLAEEADISLIEREIIDSMSPLNGTRTLIIGKRRFHPNMGEPSHSLFRVDNVHHLFSLVVAIKPSPDWFLGAYKFELCTNVGWLKESEIPLFPWDAGTMDGVSYEIQFSHALTCKMIYRKNREKTQKKKKMKKRSQ, from the exons ATGTTTAAAGT aTTCTGTATACTCTTATCTCTGCTGGTTCTATCAAGAGGGCAAAAACAAAGATGCGACCAGACGCCACCACAAGCGACTGTAATTACTCCATCAGACAACATGGGCATCTATCGTATGAGTATCAGCACCAAAGGGAATGACACCAACATCTACCGACCGGATCAGACATACGTTT TGAAATTAACAACAAACAACGCGACGCGTCCTTTTCGATGGTTCATGATAACGGTAGAGGATCCAGAGATGGATAATAATTCGGAGTATGATCCGAAATTGGTGGATGTCGGCAGCCTCAAAACTATTGACACAAACAAGCAGTCCCGATATAGTGAGAGATGTTATAATTCTGTAGAAAATACTGATAACTCTGACAAATATAAAGTTGAG ATTCATTGGGTGTCACCGAAGCAAAATGCACGTAGACAGAAGGTTAGACTTCGCGCTATGGTGGCTGAGAATAAAGAAGTATGGCACGTAGGGGAAAACCTTACCATCACCTTGGAGAAGGATGACCGTCGACCCCTGGATAGCCCTCCCTATCCTCCCGAACCAAATTGTAATTTGTGCAGTGAGGCACAATATGAG GTTATTTTCAACGGACGCTGGTCGAGAATGACTCATCCACGCTACTACCCAAGCAAACCAGATGACAATGGTTATAGTCATTTAGTGGGAGCCTCCCATTCTTTTTCTCACACAATTTGGCAACCTGCAGATCAAGCGTCGCCGGGGCTCCAAAAATTGGCAGAGGAAGCTGATATAAGTTTAATAGAAAGGGAAATTATTGATTCT ATGTCGCCTCTAAACGGTACAAGGACCCTGATAATAGGGAAACGTCGTTTTCACCCAAACATGGGTGAACCATCACATTCTTTATTTCGTGTGGATAATGTTCACCACCTATTCTCATTGGTAGTAGCAATAAAACCGTCTCCAGATTGGTTCCTGGGAGCATACAAATTTGAACTTTGCACTAACGTTGGATGGTTGAAGGAATCTGAGATTCCACTATTTCCGTGGGATGCGGGAACTATGGATGGAGTCTCTTATGAG attcaGTTTTCACATGCTCTGACGTGCAAAATGATCTACAGGAAGAACAGAGAGAAAACCCAGAAga AAAAGAAGATGAAAAAGAGGAGCCAATGA
- the LOC125053485 gene encoding spondin-2-like isoform X2: MTPTSTDRIRHTFVVKLTTNNATRPFRWFMITVEDPEMDNNSEYDPKLVDVGSLKTIDTNKQSRYSERCYNSVENTDNSDKYKVEIHWVSPKQNARRQKVRLRAMVAENKEVWHVGENLTITLEKDDRRPLDSPPYPPEPNCNLCSEAQYEVIFNGRWSRMTHPRYYPSKPDDNGYSHLVGASHSFSHTIWQPADQASPGLQKLAEEADISLIEREIIDSMSPLNGTRTLIIGKRRFHPNMGEPSHSLFRVDNVHHLFSLVVAIKPSPDWFLGAYKFELCTNVGWLKESEIPLFPWDAGTMDGVSYESVPSVTQPRDVVSRVAVGSFNKESPFYQMNLNEMKPFALLQVRLLNVFPLVGAECSQDDSVFTCSDVQNDLQEEQRENPEEKEDEKEEPMISELKIAEECTSSEWGECLLKYRLEAGGN; the protein is encoded by the exons ATGACACCAACATCTACCGACCGGATCAGACATACGTTTGTAG TGAAATTAACAACAAACAACGCGACGCGTCCTTTTCGATGGTTCATGATAACGGTAGAGGATCCAGAGATGGATAATAATTCGGAGTATGATCCGAAATTGGTGGATGTCGGCAGCCTCAAAACTATTGACACAAACAAGCAGTCCCGATATAGTGAGAGATGTTATAATTCTGTAGAAAATACTGATAACTCTGACAAATATAAAGTTGAG ATTCATTGGGTGTCACCGAAGCAAAATGCACGTAGACAGAAGGTTAGACTTCGCGCTATGGTGGCTGAGAATAAAGAAGTATGGCACGTAGGGGAAAACCTTACCATCACCTTGGAGAAGGATGACCGTCGACCCCTGGATAGCCCTCCCTATCCTCCCGAACCAAATTGTAATTTGTGCAGTGAGGCACAATATGAG GTTATTTTCAACGGACGCTGGTCGAGAATGACTCATCCACGCTACTACCCAAGCAAACCAGATGACAATGGTTATAGTCATTTAGTGGGAGCCTCCCATTCTTTTTCTCACACAATTTGGCAACCTGCAGATCAAGCGTCGCCGGGGCTCCAAAAATTGGCAGAGGAAGCTGATATAAGTTTAATAGAAAGGGAAATTATTGATTCT ATGTCGCCTCTAAACGGTACAAGGACCCTGATAATAGGGAAACGTCGTTTTCACCCAAACATGGGTGAACCATCACATTCTTTATTTCGTGTGGATAATGTTCACCACCTATTCTCATTGGTAGTAGCAATAAAACCGTCTCCAGATTGGTTCCTGGGAGCATACAAATTTGAACTTTGCACTAACGTTGGATGGTTGAAGGAATCTGAGATTCCACTATTTCCGTGGGATGCGGGAACTATGGATGGAGTCTCTTATGAG tcTGTCCCATCGGTAACTCAGCCGCGTGATGTCGTGAGTCGCGTGGCTGTGGGGTCATTCAACAAGGAGTCGCCCTTCTACCAAATGAATCTTAACGAGATGAAACCTTTCGCCTTGTTACAAGTCAGACTCTTGAACGTCTTTCCTTTAGTTGGGGCTGAATGTTCTCAAGACg attcaGTTTTCACATGCTCTGACGTGCAAAATGATCTACAGGAAGAACAGAGAGAAAACCCAGAAga AAAAGAAGATGAAAAAGAGGAGCCAATGATATcagaattaaaaatagcaGAAGAGTGTACCTCGAGTGAATGGGGGGAGTGTCTTCTTAAGTACCGTTTAGAAGCTGGCggtaattaa